A single Streptomyces sannanensis DNA region contains:
- a CDS encoding SCO family protein — translation MRKKNVLAAALAAVAALTLSACGAGDTKAADSPVAEVPAAPTKAATVLDQPFEKPNLVLTDTKGKPYDLREQTKGKPTLIFFGYTHCPDVCPLTMSNIALAKKRLPKADQDKLQVVFVTTDPERDTPAELAKWLPSAGDASFTGLTGDFPTIQAGARQIGIGIDPPHKEKDGSVTSMHGAQVIAFSPKTDKGYVVYGDDTTADDYAKDLPKIIKGENP, via the coding sequence ATGCGCAAGAAGAACGTGCTGGCCGCCGCGCTCGCCGCGGTGGCAGCACTCACCCTGTCCGCGTGCGGCGCCGGCGACACCAAGGCCGCCGACAGCCCCGTCGCCGAGGTCCCCGCCGCGCCGACCAAGGCCGCGACCGTACTCGACCAGCCCTTCGAGAAGCCGAACCTGGTGCTCACCGACACCAAGGGCAAGCCCTACGACCTGCGCGAGCAGACCAAGGGCAAGCCCACACTGATCTTCTTCGGCTACACCCACTGCCCCGACGTCTGCCCGCTGACGATGAGCAACATCGCCCTGGCCAAGAAGCGCCTCCCCAAGGCCGACCAGGACAAGCTCCAGGTCGTCTTCGTCACCACCGACCCCGAACGCGACACCCCCGCCGAACTCGCCAAGTGGCTCCCCAGCGCCGGCGACGCGTCCTTCACCGGACTCACCGGCGACTTCCCGACCATCCAGGCCGGGGCCCGTCAGATCGGCATCGGCATCGACCCGCCGCACAAGGAGAAGGACGGCAGTGTCACCTCCATGCACGGCGCTCAGGTGATCGCGTTCTCCCCCAAGACCGACAAGGGCTACGTCGTGTACGGCGACGACACCACCGCCGACGACTACGCCAAGGACCTCCCCAAGATCATCAAGGGGGAGAACCCGTGA
- a CDS encoding YcnI family protein, which produces MNTSRRIAVTGSIAASAVLLLSGPAFAHVSVQPQGEAAKGGYATVNLKVPNERDNASTVKLEVTLPADHPLASVMPQPVPGWKAEVTKSKLAKPLEVHGKKIDEAVTKVTWTGGKIEPGQFQQFPLSLGQLPEDTDQLVFKALQTYSDNEVVRWIEEPKEGQAEPENPAPVLKLTTPTGDDHHHGTGSGSGSGEKDDKSGGHHDEAAGEHEQEAAASSADSSDTTARALGIAGIVIGIAGAAFGVIAGRRRSA; this is translated from the coding sequence ATGAACACCTCTCGCCGTATCGCCGTCACCGGCTCGATCGCCGCGTCCGCCGTACTGCTGCTCTCCGGCCCCGCGTTCGCGCACGTCAGCGTGCAGCCGCAGGGCGAGGCCGCGAAGGGCGGCTACGCGACCGTCAACCTCAAGGTGCCGAACGAGCGGGACAACGCCTCGACCGTGAAGCTGGAAGTCACCCTCCCCGCCGACCACCCGCTGGCGTCCGTGATGCCGCAGCCCGTGCCCGGCTGGAAGGCCGAGGTCACCAAGAGCAAGCTCGCCAAGCCGCTCGAGGTCCACGGCAAGAAGATCGACGAGGCCGTCACCAAGGTCACCTGGACCGGCGGAAAGATCGAGCCGGGCCAGTTCCAGCAGTTCCCGCTGTCTCTCGGACAGCTCCCCGAGGACACCGACCAACTGGTCTTCAAGGCCCTCCAGACGTACTCCGACAACGAGGTCGTCCGCTGGATCGAGGAGCCGAAGGAAGGCCAGGCGGAGCCGGAGAACCCCGCGCCCGTCCTGAAGCTGACCACGCCCACCGGCGACGACCACCACCACGGCACCGGCTCCGGCTCCGGCTCCGGCGAGAAGGACGACAAGAGCGGCGGCCACCACGACGAGGCCGCGGGCGAGCACGAGCAGGAAGCCGCCGCGTCTTCCGCCGACAGCAGCGACACCACCGCCCGGGCGCTCGGCATCGCGGGCATCGTCATCGGCATCGCGGGTGCGGCCTTCGGCGTGATCGCCGGCCGCCGCCGCTCCGCGTGA
- a CDS encoding copper chaperone PCu(A)C gives MSRRTVLAACAAMTASLALAGCLGSGSSDGKPELKVSGAYMPEPVDAEMAGGFLTVSNSGPAADKLTSVTSSLSSDITIHETKNQKMQRATSFDVPANGTLDLERGGSHIMFMGLKEKPKPGQKVPVELHFEKTGTVKVELPVKERTYNPKHH, from the coding sequence GTGAGCCGCCGCACCGTCCTCGCGGCCTGCGCGGCGATGACCGCGAGCCTTGCGCTCGCGGGCTGCCTCGGCTCCGGAAGCTCCGACGGCAAGCCGGAACTGAAGGTCAGCGGCGCCTACATGCCGGAGCCCGTCGACGCCGAGATGGCAGGCGGCTTCCTCACCGTCAGCAACAGCGGCCCGGCCGCCGACAAGCTCACCTCGGTCACCAGCAGCCTCTCCAGTGACATCACCATCCACGAGACCAAGAACCAGAAGATGCAGCGGGCGACGTCCTTCGACGTCCCCGCCAACGGCACCCTCGACCTCGAACGCGGGGGCAGCCACATCATGTTCATGGGACTCAAGGAGAAGCCGAAGCCGGGCCAGAAGGTCCCCGTCGAGCTGCACTTCGAGAAGACCGGCACCGTCAAGGTCGAGCTTCCGGTGAAGGAACGCACCTACAACCCGAAGCACCACTGA